The region AGCGGGCTGAACCCTCCAATACCAATCAGTTCAATATCGGAAACGACCCACGGATTCACCGTCAATGATGGGAGTGATTCTGCTTTTTTTATTGCTTCTTCTTTTGCTTGTCCTTCCAATTCGCGGTTAATCAAAGTACCGCCATGTGGTTCATTAGCCATTGTATTACCTCCAAAATCTGTTTTCATACTTTTACAGTATACCATTGTTTTTCGTCAAATTCTATCATTATTCGGGGGTATACGTTATTGGAACAGCTTTTGGGAATCCGACTTCAAGTTTTTTAAAATTGCTGCTTTTGACTGTCATGTTTCACTGCGAATAAAATGGTGGTAAATACATTGTAAGAAAGGTGGTTATTATGACAGACGACTTGCAAAACCAGCGGATTACCCTTGCTGAACGCCCAGCCGGCATGCCAACAACGGAACATTTTTCAATTCAGGACGCACCACTATTGCAACCTGAAGATGGACAAATTCAGATTCAATCCCTTTATATCTCGGTCGACCCGTATATGCGGGGGAGAATGAATAAAGGAAAATCATATGTGGCACCGTTAAAACTGAACGAGCCGATTAACGGTCGGATTGTGGGGAAAGTGCTGCAATCAGAATCGAATCAACTGCGTGCCGGCGATAAAGTTGTCGGTATGCTGGACTGGCAAAAATACAATACCGTAGATGCTGATAGTGTACGTAAAATTGAAGAAACCGGTGCACCGCTGCCAGCCTACTTAAGTGTGCTTGGAATTAACGGACTCACAGCCTATTTCGGATTGCTCGACATTGGCCAGCCAAAAGCAGGCGAAACAGTTGTCGTTTCAGGTGCTGCCGGTGCGGTCGGTATGATTGCTGGTCAAATCGCAAAACTTAAAGGAACGCGCGTTGTCGGTATTGCCGGGACTGATGCTAAAACAGACTTTTTGAAAAATGAACTTAGGTTTGATGAAGCGATTAACTATAAGACAACAGACGACATATCCAAAGCAATTGCCGCATCATGCCCGGAAGGTGTTGATATTTACTTTGACAATGTCGGCGGACCCGTGTCAGATGCAGTTATGAACCATCTTAACGATTTTGCGCGTATTCCACTATGTGGTGCCATTTCATCCTATAACCGGACAGATGATGACCTCGGAACACGAATCCAGCCAAAACTGATTAAATCCCGCTCCATGATCAAAGGATTTATCGTCGGCGATTACAGCGAGCGTTTTGATGAAGGATTGCGTGATCTTTCAACATGGCTGGCAAAGGGAAAACTCAACTACAGGGAGAACATTATAGAAGGATTTGAAAATGTTCCCAATGCATTTCTCGGTTTATTTACAGGTGACAATATTGGAAAACAATTGGTTAAAGTACCGGAAGAATAAAGCTTTAGGAAAGGAGCAGTTACGATGAAAGCAGTAATTATTGAAGGTTATGGCGGAAAAGAGCAATTACAGTACACTGACAGGAACATGCCTGTTTTGAAGGATAATGATGTATTAATTGAAATTGAGGCAACTTCCGTGAATCCAGTCGACTGGAAAATTCGTGAAGGCTACCTGAAGGAAAAAATCCCATATGATTTCCCTGTGACCCTTGGTCTGGACGCAGCTGGAACAATCAAAGAAACCGGAAAAAAGGTGCAAAAGTTTCAGGTCGGGGATAAAGTTTTTACCCGCCCAGACATAACACGTAACGGGACATACGCTGAATATGTTGCAGTCGATGAAGGTCTCGTTGTCAAAAAACCGGACAACCTTTCGATGGAAGAGGCCGCGTCTATTCCACTGGTCGGATTGACGGCATGGCAATGCCTGGTTGATTTTGCTGGAATCAAAGAAGGCGACAAAGTTCTGGTGCATGCAGGCTCCGGCGGTGTTGGAAGCTTCGCCATCCAGCTCGCAAAGTCATTCGGTGCATGGGTTGCCACAACATGCAGTACGGACAATGTTGAATTCGTTCAATCACTGGGAGCGGATAAAGTTATTGACTATCGCAGTGAAAACTTTAGCGAGACTCTCCAGGATATGGACATTGTCTTTGACACACTTGGCGGCGACATTCAGCAGCAAAGCTATAACGTTTTAAAAGAAAAAGGCTGCCTCGTCTCGATTGCAATGCCGCCGGATCAGGACGTTGCTGAGGAGTATAATATTAAAGCAGGATACGTGTTTCTTGAACCCGACGGCGAACAGCTTGCTAAAATTGGTGAGAAACTGGAAAATGAAACAATCCGTCCAGTCGTTGGAACTGTTATGGATTTGAAAGATATTAAAAAAGCACATGAATTGAGCGAGACACATCATGCGAAAGGTAAGATTGTGCTGAAGGTGAAGTAAGTGGAATTATAGGGTAAGGCCGTCATTTTATGATGGCCTCACTTTTTGCTTTGCTGTAATTAAGTATTTAGGATCATTAAAAATCTGATTCCTTCTATTATGAAGGGTATATGATTTAATTAGGCACAGATAATTTAAACAGCGGTCTTATTTTTTCAGTGTAATTCTTAATGTGTAAATAGATATAATTAGGGCGATAAGCGATATAATGAAAGCAATCCAGATCATTAAAATCAGCCTCTTCTCTTGTTTAGTTAGTATATTTGTTATATACTATGAATAGAATATGGAGTGGGGAAAAGAGAAATATTCCTCTTTTCCCGCATTAGGTTTAAGACTTTCGCTTTCCCGAGCGAGGGTCTTTTTGTTTTTCACGTCTTTTTAACATAACAATTACGAAATTTATAATCGCAACCGTTAAATTAATGAACGACGTTACCAAAACAAGTACCATCTCCATATCATCCCCCCTTTCTTACAGGGGGTGATTTTATATTACCATAATCCTGGATTAAAACAAGTGTTCGTATTAAAAAATCACTTCCTGCTTTTTACTAACTACTTTTATTGTTGCGCACCGGCTCTTCTACCACTAATCTTTCCTGATAAAAAATTGACCTTTAGGGCATGCTAAATGCAAAATCAGAAAGGTGGTAGTAAAAAATGGATCATGTAAAGGCATTAATTATTAAGTTCATTATGTGCACGGCCGTTTTGTGGTTGATACTCGGCGCTTTTTACGGGGTTGAATTTGGAAATATTCTCATGCTCAGTGTACTGCTAACAGCAATTTCGTATATCGTTGGAGATCTTTTTCTCCTCCCCCGCTTCGAAAACTGGGGTGCAACATTGGCGGATTTGGGGATTACATTCGTAGGAATTTGGTTTCTTGGGCCGCTCCTGTTTGAGGAAAATCTTCAAGTTGGCACTGCAGCGATCATTACGGCCATCATCATTGCAGTTGGTGAATATTTCTTCCATAAATATATGGCACGTGAAGTGCTCGACGATCGTGACCACTTTGTAACAGATGAGGACAGAGATGTACAACAAGGTAAGCTGCAGACTGAATTCAGCGAAGAAATAACGGATACTGACCGGAAAAATAAAGATGAGTAGTTAATGGCAATCGCGCGGCACTTTGCTTCCGGTGTCGCGTGATTTTTATTTGATTGACCTTCTCAATCCGCTCCAGCTTTTCATGAAAACCAGACAACAGCTTGAATCATTGTCAAATTTACAATATAATTTTCTGGATTCTACGCTTTCATCATTCGAATTTCCCTTCTCTCATGGCCTTACCCCTGCCTTAACAGTTTTTTTACAAACTAAAAATATTGTATATAATGACATACAATTCACGCTATGCTAAACTTATATCCACAAAATTCCTTTTAATTGGGGTGCCACATGAAAAGACTGTTCATTGTTTTCACATTGCTTGCATCTGTTTATTCGCTTATACGTCGAGTTCATTTTGAAACTGATAATTTCAAGTTGAAAAAAGTTGCATCTAAAACGGATAAGATACCGGCTGAAACAAGCTTTAGCATTTTGCAGATGACTGACTTGCATAATAAAGTATTTGGCTTTAATAATGAACAGTTGGTTGACATTGCAAAAAAAGCCAACCCCAACATCATTGTTCTGACCGGTGATTTACTGGATGATGATACGAAGGCGCTTGGCAGTGTTTTTTCCCTTGTCGAGCGATTAACAGCCAATCATAATCATGTTTATTTCGTCTCGGGAAACCACGATTGGGCAAACGGCCGCAAAGCTGAATTGCTGAACGGTTTACACGACCGGAATGTAACCATCCTGAACAATCGAAACACGCAGATTATAATCGGTGAAAAAACACTCAACCTGGTTGGTGTCGATGATCCTTCTAAAAAACATGAAAACATAGTAGAAGCATTTAAAGACATTGACTTTAATAATTATACCGTACTGTTATCGCATGCACCGGATATTATTAAAACATATCCTTTGCTCAAAGCTGACCTTATTCTAAGCGGACATACACATGGCGGCCAGATACGGGCTCCGTTTATCGGGGCATTGGTTGCACCTGATCAGGGACTTCTTCCTAAGCTGGACAAAGGTGTTTTTGAGATCGGTCCTGACCAGTATCTTTATATCGACAGCGGGCTTGGCACCAGCAGAATTCCGGTGCGTTTTTTAAATCAGAGTCAGTTGAGTTTGGTGACGATTACGGGGAACGGCTAATACTTACTCGATAAATTAACTTTTGAGGGATCGGGGCAAGGTGCTTATTGTTCCACTTGGGAGCTGTGTTTCCCCCATTTGGAGACTGTTCTCTCCCGTTTGGAGACTGCATTCTCCCATTTGGAGACTGTCTCTCCCGTTTGGGGACCGTTCACTCCCACTTCAACAGCTTTCACCCTTCTCAAGCCTCAATCTAATTAAAAAATGACACTTCCCCATCGGAAGTGACCTTTTTTATTCGGCTGCGTATCTTTAAATACACTGCAAACAATGCATACCCAGCTTTTCACTCTCATACGAAAAACAGCAGAACTAACGCATACGCTACCGGTTATCAATTTTTTCCGTATACATGTCATGATTCATCAAACGGTGGTCGGCCATTTTCTCAAATTTAGTTCCGGATTTCCCATAGTTGCAATATGGATCAATGGAAATTCCTCCACGCGGTGTGAACTTTCCCCACACTTCAATATACCGTGGATCCATCAATTCAATCAGATCATTCATGATGATGTTCATGCAATCCTCATGAAAATCGCCATGATTGCGAAAACTGAACAGATACAGCTTTAATGATTTGCTCTCCACCATTTTCACATCAGGAATATAACTAATATAGACCGTTCCAAAATCGGGTTGTCCCGTCATCGGACACAGTGTCGTAAACTCGGGACAATTAAATTTTACAAAATAATCCCGCCCAATGTGCTTATTATCAAATGTTTCCAGCACTTCCGGTGTGTAGTCAAAAGCATAGGTCGTCCCCTGGTTTCCCAGTAAAGACAAATCGGTTAATTCATCATCCTGTCTCCCTGTCATTATCAAAACCTCCTATCAAAAGAAAAAACCACTGCCCAAGGCACATGGTTTTTGAAAAACATTTCATCTGTCCTTAGTTTTTTTAAGAGGGTTTAAGCTAAGAACCTCTTCCATTATTTAATGGATAAATGACATCTGATATACTCGCTTTAGTATACGGTGGAATAACAACAGTGTCAATAACAAACCGGTTCACCATTAAGCCGTCCACTTCAACTCTCCCGCTCAATCAACTCTGTAGCAAGGACTACCTTCTTCGCCACGGTGCGTCCATTCAAAATACGCTCTTCCAGCAGGGAGACCGCCGTCTCACCCATCAATTCGGTATATACTTTGACAGTGCTCAACGATGGTGAAACGTACTTTGCAACACTGGAGTCGTTAAATCCAACGATGCTTACACGCTCGGGTATTTTTACATCAAGATCGTTTAAAGCGCGCATTGCACCGATAGCGATTGAGTCATTTGCACAGAAGAATGCACCGGGAAGGTCATCCCCCAATGTATGGACTGCTTTTTCCATCATTTGATATCCGGATTCAACCGTAAAAGTTCCTTTAAAGCTGTACGCCTTATTAAAACAGCCTTTTTCCTGCAAAATACTACAGTAGCTTGTGAATCGCGGATCATCCAGTACTTCTGTTGATCCGAAAAACTTTTCTTCGCCAGCCAGCATACCGATTTTAGAATGTCCGTGATCCAAAAATCGGTTTAGAATATCCGCTGTTGCTTGATGAAAATCCACAACCACCGAGTCAGCTGATTTTCCGGCATGGATATCATCCACAAAACAAATGGCAGTACTCCATTTTTCCAGCTGTTTCTTCTGCCGGACGGAAAATTTCCCGATTGCAATGATGCCGTCGACGTCGGGCTTTTTCTCGGTATTTTGAAATAAACGAATGTACGCATAACCTGCCCGATCCAGTTTTTTCTCCACGCCAAGTCTGATGGAATAATAGTACATGTCGTTCAGCTCTTCTTTTTCCGTATACCAATGAACAATTGCAATCCGTAGATGCTTATTTTTCTTATCAAGATGTTTTGTGTACCCAAGCTGTCGGGCAGCATCCATAATCTGTTGTTTCGTATCGGCTCCCACGGACAGACTTGGGTCACTGTTGAGAACACGGGAAACAGTAGCTATTGATACATTCGCTTTTTGAGCAATATCTTTTATGGTAGCCATTTCTTCCACTCCGTTCCTGAAAATGCAGGATCATCACCTTACATATTACCTGAATCAGCACCCGAAGTCCGTTTTCTTAGGTCTGCTTCAATTTCCTCAAGACTGCGGCCACGTGTTTCAGGCAAATATTTGATAACGAAAATCATCGCCCCAATTCCAATTGCAGCAAAAATCAGGAATACCTGTTCAATGCCCATTACCTCTGTCAGCAACGGGAAAAATTGCGCAACGAGCAGGCTTCCGATTGACAGTGCCAGTGCAGAAATACCTGTTGCAGCACCGCGGGCACGCATTGGGAACAATTCCGGCAGCATAACCCATAAAACCGGTCCCCAGGTAATCGCGAAGAAAATAATGAACAAGGTTAGACATGCAACAATGATCCAAGCTCCGGCAGTTGAATCAAGCCCTATCGTCCAAATCAAACCTGCCATAATCAATAGCGAAGCAACCATCCCAGCATTACCGGACACAAGCAGCTTTTTCCGATCAATCTTATCAATAATCATGATTGCTACAATGGTCATAATCACGTTAACTGTACCAATCCCGACTGTACCAAGAATGGATGTCACATCACCAAGTCCGGCTTCACTGAAAATGGTTGGTGCATAATAGATTATCGCATTGATCCCAATAATTTGCTGGAATAACGCAAATGCACACCCAATGATCAGTGTCGGACGGAGCCAGGAAGATTTCAGCACATTCCAGGTACTTTCCGAAATGCGATTAATTTCATTCATTTCCTCAATTTCTTTGTCAATTTCATCCGGCTTGCGTGTCAACTTCATCACGCTTCGTGCGGCTTTTTCACTATGATGTTCAAGCAGCCATCTTGGACTTTCCGGCATAAACAGAACACCAATCATTAAAATAAGTGACGGTACTACGGCAAGTCCCACCATCCAGCGCCACGCTTCCATGTCGGCGAAGGCATAGTTTACCAGATACGAAGACAGAATACCGATTGTGATCATCAGCTGGTTCAATGAACTTAACGAACCACGCGATTCCGTCGGTGCCATTTCGGATAAATAAACCGGTACAATTGCAGTTGAACCACCAACAGCAAGTCCGATAATCAATCGCCCCACTACCAGCATAACCATCGTCGGTGCGAGTGCCAATGTCAGCGCACCTATAATAAATACGATAGATATCATAAACACAAGCTTGCGTCGTCCGAACTTATCCGATAACGGTCCACTGAAGCCGGAGCCGAATATCGCCCCGACCAGCATGGAGCTGACGACCAACCCTTCCGTAAAACTTGTCAACGGTATGTCATCTTTTATAAACAATAGTGCACCCGAAATAACTCCCATATCATATCCGTACAAGAGTCCTCCCAGAGCGCCAAGAAAAAATATCATTTTTTTACCTATGTTTTTACTACCCAACATGCCATAACCTCCAATGTATAAATTCATGAATTAGTATACGCTTTCACAATGTATATGTAAAGAACAAACATAACTTTAAAAAGGTACCACAGGTATCACAGTAAAAAATTTATATTTTTTACTAAAATAACTACAATATTTTATTGTATTTTACTTGCTCTTATAGTAAACTAATTCGTAGATGTAAGCGGTTAAACTAGTGAGGAGGATCGCCCCATGAAAAATCTTACCAACGAATTCCAAAAAGTATTTGAGCCCCATGATAACGTACATACGTTTTTCGCCCCCGGCAGAATTAATCTGATCGGCGAACATACTGACTATAATGGCGGTCACGTTTTTCCCGCAGCGATTTCATTTGGTACGTATGCAGTCGGAAAAAAGCGGAATGACACATTATTTCGTTTTTACTCCATGAACTTTCCGGAAACAGGTATCATTGAATGTGACCTTAACGACCTTAGGTATAACGACCAGCACAGTTGGGCTAATTATCCAAAAGGTATGATTCAATATATTCGGGAAGCTGGGTTTTCAATCCCTTATGGAGCCGACATTCTCTTCTATGGGGATATCCCAAACAGCGCCGGCCTCTCTTCATCGGCTTCGATTGAAATGGTTACCGGGGTTTTTTTGGAAAAAATATTTGAGCTGCGGATTGACCGGGTTAACATGGTAAAAATCGGTCAAAAGGTGGAAAATGATTACCTCGGAGTAAACAGTGGAATAATGGACCAGTTTGCTATCGGAATGGGCAAAAAAGACAATGCCATTCTGTTAAACTGTCAATCACTTGACTATAGTTACGCACCGATTAAACTGGAGGATTACTCCATTATTATCATTAATACAAATAAACAGCGCACGCTTGCTGGCTCAAAATACAACGAGCGAAGGCAAGAATGTGAGCAGGCACTTGCTGATTTACAGACCGAACTCCCTATCAGTAGTTTCGGAGAATTATCGGTGGAAAAGTTTGAGGCGTATCAAAATATAATTAAAAACCCGGTTCACCGCAGACGTGCAAAGCATGCTGTCACGGAAAATGCCCGCACCCTTGAAGCCATGCGTGAATTACGCAAAGGGAATTTGTACAGCTTTGGCGAATTAATGAATGCTTCCCACCAATCCTTAAGGGATGATTATGAAGTGACCGGACTGGAACTGGACACGATTGCGGAATCTGCCTGGCGTCAGAAAGGGGTTATCGGCGCACGGATGACCGGTGCCGGGTTCGGCGGATGTGCCATCGCAATTGTGGAAAACGATAAAATAGATACGTTTAAAAGAAATGTCAATAAAGCCTATCAACAGACGGTGGGATATGAAGCGACGTTCTACACCGCCTCTATCAGTGACGGTGCAAAAATGACGGAGGAGTAATCATATGATTTATGAGCATATTGAAGGGTTGATACATCGCGCAATCAGGATCGGTTTAATTAAAAAAATAGATCGTATATATGTACGGAACCAAATCATGCACAAACTTCGGCTCGATTCTTTTCCGGAAAACACCGTGCCTTATCCTAATGAAACGATTCCGGACCTGCTGGATAAGATAGTTGACTACGCTGTCAAGAATCAGGTTATCGACGATGTTTTGGATGAAAAAGAACAACTCAACGCCGACATAATGAACTGTCTGATGCCACTGCCATCAGCCGTCAATGACGCCTTTTGGCAAAAATACGATATGTCACCACAGGCTGCAACGGATTATTTTTATCAGCTGAGCAAGAACAGCAACTACATTCAGACGAAACGAATCGAAAAAAATATTCATTTCAAAACGAAAACCGAGTACGGCGAAATGGACATTACGATTAATTTGTCAAAACCGGAAAAAGACCCGGAACAACTTCGACGGGAACGGGCAAACAAACAAAGTGTCAACTACCCGAAATGTGTTCTTTGCATTGAAAATGAAGGGTATGCAGGAAGGACCGGGCATCCGCCAAGAGCCAATCACCGTGTTATAAGGGTTCCCTTGTCCGAAGAGAATTGGTGTCTGCAATACTCCCCATACGTTTATTACAATGAGCACAGCATCCTGTTTGCAGAGGAACACCGTGACATGCGGATTGACCGGCAAGCATTTGAGCAGTTGCTGGAATTCACCGACAAATTCCCGCATTATTTTATGGGATCCAATGCAGATTTACCGGTTGTAGGCGGGTCCATCCTGGCACACGATCACTATCAGGGCGGACGGGATCGTTTTGCGATGACAGATGCACAGGAGGAATTCTTTTTTCAGCTTGATCGCTGGAATAAAGTTTCTGCGTCTGTCCTCAAATGGCCGCTTTCCGTTATTCGCTTGAAGTGCAGCGACAAAGGAGAGCTGCTTGATGCTGCAACTCACATTTTAAACACCTGGAAGGGATACTCAGACCCGGCTGCGGACATTGAAGCACTCACCGGCAATATACCGCATAATACGATTACACCAATTGCCCGCATACGTGACGGGTTATATGAACTTGACCTTGTCTTGAGAAACAATCGGACAACGGATGAGTATCCACTGGGAATCTTCCACCCGCATGCTGACGTTCATCATATTAAGAAAGAGAATATCGGACTGATTGAAGTAATGGGACTGGCGGTTTTGCCGGCCAGATTAAAAAATGAACTCGATGACGTTAAACAATTTCTGCTTGATGAGAAAAACGGTATAACCGACTCCCATAGGTCATGGGCAGAACAAATGCGAACGGAGTATGGCGTCCAGACTGATGAGCGTGAAGCTGATAGAATTATTGAAACGGAACTGGGCAAAAAATTTGTGCAGATATTGGAATATGCAGGTGTTTTCAAACGAACACCAACCGGAGAAACAGCATTTAAGGATTTCATTGATAAACTGAATAAGAAGGAATGAAGCTGAATGAAAATAATCGAGCAACACTTAACAGAGATTGAACCAACGTGGCAGGAATTTACGTTAGTAAATGATAATCAAACCGAAGTGAGTTTTCTTAATTATGGCGGAATCATCACTGAAATTAAAACCCCTGATCAGGATGGAAATGTGGAAAATATCGTTCTCGGGTTTGAAGACTATAGAGATTATACGGCAAATCCGGCCTTTTTCGGCGCCATTATCGGCCGTGTTGCCGGCAGAATCCCAAATGCTTCATTACCGATAAACAATCAGACGTATCAGCTGTCGGCAAACGAAGGGATTAACCATCTGCATGGCGGCCCGAATGGTTTTCATAGCGTGCTGTGGGAAGCGGAATCCTTCAGAACTGATCATAGTGTGGGAGTCACACTTACACATCGAAGTCCTGATAATGACGGAGGGTATCCTGGCACTCTGGATGTTGATGTAACCTATGAATTAGACAACCAGAACCGCTTTACCATAACCTATCATGCTAAAACAGATAAAACGACCCCGCTCGCACTCACCAACCATTCTTATTTCAATTTGAGCGGGAACGGAAAGCATACCGTTGAAAACCACAGCATTACCATGCCAAGCAAACGTTTTGCGGAATTGGACAGCAACTTCATACCGACAGGCAACATCCTCGATGCGGCGGGCACCCCGTTTGATTTTACAAACGGACGACATATAAAAGGTAGCATCGAATCGGATCATCCACAAAATAAAATCGTCGGCAGCGGGTATGATCATTATTTTCTTTTTGTCAATAGGGTTAAACCGGATGTAAAGGTCTGTGAACCGGAAAGCGGTCGTACCCTGACAGTAACAACAGATGAACCCGGAATGGTTATGTACACATCCAATAACCTCGACGAAAATTTGAAACTGAAGAGCGGCACATCCAGAAACTATATGGGACTGTGTCTCGAAACACAAAGACACCCCGCCACATTATCACACAGCAACTTCCCGCCCATTCTGCTCACACCCGAAAAAGAGTATCGATCCAGAACAACCTTTACATTCGATACTGAAGACTAATAGAAAAGTTCGGGTGGTGCCTCACCGAAAAGTTGAAAAGCAGACCCAAAAGAGTCTGCTTTTTCTCTATAACCTATTTCTGTTTGTTTTCCTGCTTAATATACGAATACTCAGATGCATCTACTGGCTCCCACGATTTACTCGGTTCATAAAATCGTAAGAGATCACCGTAGAGAACATTATCAGACAGTTCCAGTTCATGACGAACTTTTTCAGCCATTTCCTTCATTTCCTTTGTCGGTTCTTGAATAGGCTTACCTGTATCATTGTCATAAAACTTACCGTCAGCCATGGTATACTCCGGAGTGACAAAATCACCGTCACGGAACACCACATATTCTTTATGCTGTTTAGAAAACATATCCGTGCCAAACATAATGTACTTGTTGGCCTTTATTCCCATCAAATGCAGCATTGTCGGCATTACATCAATCTGACTGGTATATTCATGAACAGTTCCTTTTCCATCAACACCAGGAATTTTAATCATAAACGGAACACGCTGCAATTGCGTATGCTTGAAGTCGGTAATCTTTTCTCCGGTAATCTGTTTCATGGCTTCTTTATGATTTTCCGAAATACCGTAATGGTCACCGTAAATCATAATAACCGAATCCTTATACAATCCTGCTTCCTTCAGATCCTTGAAAAACTGCTTCAATGCCTCATCCAGATATCTTGCTGTCTGAAAATAACGGTCCACTGATGGATCTCCAGTATTCGCCGGCTTGATGGATGCTTCCTCATCACTTATCTTATACGGATGGTGGTGCGTTAACGTCATCAGGTGAGCATAAAACGGTTCCTTCAGCGACTTGAGCATTGGTATGGATTGTTTAAAGAATGGTTTATCC is a window of Virgibacillus ihumii DNA encoding:
- a CDS encoding NADP-dependent oxidoreductase, with product MTDDLQNQRITLAERPAGMPTTEHFSIQDAPLLQPEDGQIQIQSLYISVDPYMRGRMNKGKSYVAPLKLNEPINGRIVGKVLQSESNQLRAGDKVVGMLDWQKYNTVDADSVRKIEETGAPLPAYLSVLGINGLTAYFGLLDIGQPKAGETVVVSGAAGAVGMIAGQIAKLKGTRVVGIAGTDAKTDFLKNELRFDEAINYKTTDDISKAIAASCPEGVDIYFDNVGGPVSDAVMNHLNDFARIPLCGAISSYNRTDDDLGTRIQPKLIKSRSMIKGFIVGDYSERFDEGLRDLSTWLAKGKLNYRENIIEGFENVPNAFLGLFTGDNIGKQLVKVPEE
- a CDS encoding NADP-dependent oxidoreductase, which encodes MKAVIIEGYGGKEQLQYTDRNMPVLKDNDVLIEIEATSVNPVDWKIREGYLKEKIPYDFPVTLGLDAAGTIKETGKKVQKFQVGDKVFTRPDITRNGTYAEYVAVDEGLVVKKPDNLSMEEAASIPLVGLTAWQCLVDFAGIKEGDKVLVHAGSGGVGSFAIQLAKSFGAWVATTCSTDNVEFVQSLGADKVIDYRSENFSETLQDMDIVFDTLGGDIQQQSYNVLKEKGCLVSIAMPPDQDVAEEYNIKAGYVFLEPDGEQLAKIGEKLENETIRPVVGTVMDLKDIKKAHELSETHHAKGKIVLKVK
- a CDS encoding YndM family protein, producing MDHVKALIIKFIMCTAVLWLILGAFYGVEFGNILMLSVLLTAISYIVGDLFLLPRFENWGATLADLGITFVGIWFLGPLLFEENLQVGTAAIITAIIIAVGEYFFHKYMAREVLDDRDHFVTDEDRDVQQGKLQTEFSEEITDTDRKNKDE
- a CDS encoding metallophosphoesterase, producing the protein MKRLFIVFTLLASVYSLIRRVHFETDNFKLKKVASKTDKIPAETSFSILQMTDLHNKVFGFNNEQLVDIAKKANPNIIVLTGDLLDDDTKALGSVFSLVERLTANHNHVYFVSGNHDWANGRKAELLNGLHDRNVTILNNRNTQIIIGEKTLNLVGVDDPSKKHENIVEAFKDIDFNNYTVLLSHAPDIIKTYPLLKADLILSGHTHGGQIRAPFIGALVAPDQGLLPKLDKGVFEIGPDQYLYIDSGLGTSRIPVRFLNQSQLSLVTITGNG
- the queF gene encoding preQ(1) synthase translates to MMTGRQDDELTDLSLLGNQGTTYAFDYTPEVLETFDNKHIGRDYFVKFNCPEFTTLCPMTGQPDFGTVYISYIPDVKMVESKSLKLYLFSFRNHGDFHEDCMNIIMNDLIELMDPRYIEVWGKFTPRGGISIDPYCNYGKSGTKFEKMADHRLMNHDMYTEKIDNR
- a CDS encoding LacI family DNA-binding transcriptional regulator translates to MATIKDIAQKANVSIATVSRVLNSDPSLSVGADTKQQIMDAARQLGYTKHLDKKNKHLRIAIVHWYTEKEELNDMYYYSIRLGVEKKLDRAGYAYIRLFQNTEKKPDVDGIIAIGKFSVRQKKQLEKWSTAICFVDDIHAGKSADSVVVDFHQATADILNRFLDHGHSKIGMLAGEEKFFGSTEVLDDPRFTSYCSILQEKGCFNKAYSFKGTFTVESGYQMMEKAVHTLGDDLPGAFFCANDSIAIGAMRALNDLDVKIPERVSIVGFNDSSVAKYVSPSLSTVKVYTELMGETAVSLLEERILNGRTVAKKVVLATELIERES
- a CDS encoding sugar porter family MFS transporter, producing MLGSKNIGKKMIFFLGALGGLLYGYDMGVISGALLFIKDDIPLTSFTEGLVVSSMLVGAIFGSGFSGPLSDKFGRRKLVFMISIVFIIGALTLALAPTMVMLVVGRLIIGLAVGGSTAIVPVYLSEMAPTESRGSLSSLNQLMITIGILSSYLVNYAFADMEAWRWMVGLAVVPSLILMIGVLFMPESPRWLLEHHSEKAARSVMKLTRKPDEIDKEIEEMNEINRISESTWNVLKSSWLRPTLIIGCAFALFQQIIGINAIIYYAPTIFSEAGLGDVTSILGTVGIGTVNVIMTIVAIMIIDKIDRKKLLVSGNAGMVASLLIMAGLIWTIGLDSTAGAWIIVACLTLFIIFFAITWGPVLWVMLPELFPMRARGAATGISALALSIGSLLVAQFFPLLTEVMGIEQVFLIFAAIGIGAMIFVIKYLPETRGRSLEEIEADLRKRTSGADSGNM
- a CDS encoding galactokinase: MKNLTNEFQKVFEPHDNVHTFFAPGRINLIGEHTDYNGGHVFPAAISFGTYAVGKKRNDTLFRFYSMNFPETGIIECDLNDLRYNDQHSWANYPKGMIQYIREAGFSIPYGADILFYGDIPNSAGLSSSASIEMVTGVFLEKIFELRIDRVNMVKIGQKVENDYLGVNSGIMDQFAIGMGKKDNAILLNCQSLDYSYAPIKLEDYSIIIINTNKQRTLAGSKYNERRQECEQALADLQTELPISSFGELSVEKFEAYQNIIKNPVHRRRAKHAVTENARTLEAMRELRKGNLYSFGELMNASHQSLRDDYEVTGLELDTIAESAWRQKGVIGARMTGAGFGGCAIAIVENDKIDTFKRNVNKAYQQTVGYEATFYTASISDGAKMTEE